Proteins encoded together in one Felis catus isolate Fca126 chromosome B3, F.catus_Fca126_mat1.0, whole genome shotgun sequence window:
- the CKMT1B gene encoding creatine kinase U-type, mitochondrial, with translation MAGPFSRLLSARPGLRLLALAGAGSLAAGFLLRPEPIRAASERRRLYPPSAEYPDLRKHNNCMASHLTPAVYARLCDKTTPTGWTLDQCIQTGVDNPGHPFIKTVGMVAGDEETYEVFAELFDPVIQERHNGYDPRTMKHTTDLDASKIRSGYFDERYVLSSRVRTGRSIRGLSLPPACTRAERREVERVVVDALSGLKGDLAGRYYRLSEMTEAEQQQLIDDHFLFDKPVSPLLTAAGMARDWPDARGIWHNNEKSFLIWVNEEDHTRVISMEKGGNMKKVFERFCRGLKEVERLIQERGWEFMWNERLGYILTCPSNLGTGLRAGVHIKLPLLSKDSRFPKILENLRLQKRGTGGVDTAATGSVFDISNLDRLGKSEVELVQLVIDGVNYLIDCERRLERGQDIRIPPPLIHNKH, from the exons ATGGCTGGTCCCTTCTCTCGTCTGCTGTCCGCCCGCCCGGGGCTCAGGCTCCTGGCTTTGGCTGGAGCTGGGTCACTAGCCGCTGGGTTTCTGCTCCGCCCGGAACCTATAAGGGCCGCCAGTGAACGACGGAGGCTGTATCCCCCGAG CGCTGAGTACCCAGACCTCCGAAAGCACAACAACTGCATGGCCAGTCACCTGACCCCAGCAGTCTATGCCCGGCTCTGCGACAAGACCACACCCACTGGTTGGACGCTAGATCAGTGTATCCAGACTGGCGTGGACAACCCCGGCCACCCCTTCATCAAGACTGTGGGCATGGTAGCTGGAGATGAGGAGACCTATGAG GTATTTGCTGAGCTGTTTGATCCTGTGATACAAGAGCGACACAATGGATATGACCCTCGAACAATGAAACATACCACTGATCTGGATGCCAGCAAG ATCCGTTCTGGCTACTTTGATGAGAGGTATGTATTGTCCTCAAGAGTCAGAACTGGCCGAAGTATCCGGGGACTCAGCCTTCCTCCAGCCTGTACTCGGGCAGAGCGACGAGAGGTGGAACGTGTTGTAGTGGATGCACTGAGTGGCCTGAAGGGTGACCTCGCTGGACGTTACTATCGGCTCAGTGAGATGACAGAGGCTGAACAGCAGCAGCTTATTGAT GACCACTTCCTATTTGATAAGCCCGTGTCCCCACTGCTGACTGCGGCAGGAATGGCTCGAGACTGGCCAGATGCTCGTGGAATCTG GCACAACAATGAGAAGAGCTTCTTGATCTGGGTGAATGAAGAGGATCATACACGGGTCATCTCCATGGAGAAGGGTGGCAACATGAAGAAAGTGTTTGAAAGATTCTGTCGAGGCCTCAAAGAg GTGGAACGGCTGATCCAGGAGCGTGGCTGGGAGTTCATGTGGAATGAGCGTTTGGGATACATCTTGACCTGTCCGTCTAACCTGGGCACTGGACTTCGGGCAGGAGTACATATCAAACTGCCCCTGCTGAGCAAA GATAGCCGCTTCCCAAAGATCCTGGAGAACTTAAGACTCCAAAAGCGTGGCACAGGTGGAGTGGACACAGCTGCCACAGGCAGCGTCTTTGACATCTCTAATTTGGACCGACTGGGCAAGTCAGAG GTGGAGCTGGTGCAGCTGGTCATCGATGGAGTAAACTATTTGATTGATTGTGAACGGCGTCTGGAGAGAGGCCAGGATATCCGCATCCCTCCACCTCTCATCCACAATAAGCATTAA